Below is a genomic region from Castanea sativa cultivar Marrone di Chiusa Pesio chromosome 2, ASM4071231v1.
TAAGATTCAAACATAGGACTTTTGATTTCTAAAGAATTAAGAAAAGactaatatttgtttatttattttttatgaggactaatatttataaatacaCGCAATTACCCACCAAATTTATATATTCAGTCAAATCTAAGAACAGTCAAACATGAGACACATGTTAATTATTTAAGCCACCGCTTCTGCCAACTTGTCCATCTCTGTGAAATTATTCTGAGCTCTACCAGACAGATAAAATTGAAagtttggagttttttttttggttgaagtgaGAAAGAATAAAGTCTTTTGAGTAATGGTGGTGATAGTTGTTTTTTAGtataaagttgaatttattcaatcatgtcttggctttatttcgtgccaaatttttttataattcaatatttaaaaactCTGTATTTAGGTAGGAATAATGTAAGGGctatgtgtgagagagtgtgaagatttTATCAAGAGTGTGCAACAAGAAGTGACTTGGAAGTGGTGACTCGCTAAAATGAAGTACACGTATGAAGCATGCAGGAAGTTGAAGAGTCAGGACAGCTGGATCACTACAGAACAAAAGGTACAGTCTGACTAGTTTGATAACTGGTGACTGGAACTCGCGACTCATCCCAGTCGCGGGTGACTCGCCAGTGCACCCTGTTTTGCTGAaagtgacttttcacattctaTCTCATaacctactataaataccctcatacccatgaaatgtagagagtttccagagagaattttgagagagaaaccctagagaaaaacaagattgattcatccacaatcttatacatttgattctccaaattcctctactttcatcctctccattgtcatacccatgagaggattataaaccaaatccttacctcaccaaatttagagttgtgagaaggttcttggtgtttaggaagcagttcaagagagaaccaattcatattggttgatgcaatgggctaatTGAGGTAATTGCGGGATCCGATAAGTTAGAGAAAACATAGTTCGGCGTAACCTTGTTGAAGCAAGAAGTTTGGAGGGCTTAAGTGcatcgggtagattaggcttggagggtctattgctattcatgtatcccaactgagATTGCATTAGTAGTTGGGAAAaaatgaattcttttttttgtgcCATTGGCTTATTGTTTTAGTTTGGTTAGAACGACGTAAAGTCATTCGACTCATTTGAAGAGCTATAAAGTATAGTGGTTGTATGTTCTTTAGAGAATTAGGATCTTAAgaatttcatgtttttatttatttattttttatttttatacaagatagaatttctactctaacctaatctaagtgtatatgtatgtgaagctcctTCTGGGAGACTTAAACCCCGATCCTTACCTCTAACACCCCACGAGCATTTATATTTCTAGAGTGACCACCGTACCAAGGATGCGCGGTGGTTTAAGAATTTCAtgttgaagttactgatcttaatTTGTTCTTTAAGATAAGATAATAAGAAGAAAGTCAATAActtaagcaaaaaaataacCACATCCAATCAATAGCAAATAATACCTTAATAATACCatgtgatttttattatattactCAAAACAATACAAGAGTCACATTACAATGGACAGGGAACATTACAAGCAACAAGAATATCCAAAGAGTAACACTTATTACAAGACCAAGACAGTTCTGAGTTCTGACTAGACAGAAAATCAGAATAGACATGAAAGTCACACCTCTATATGGCAATAGAAGGAATAGATACACTCTTATCAGCAGCAGGTTTAGTTGTAAGCATCAGGGTTGGCCAAAAGGTAGCCTTCAACTGACTTGAACAATCCTGCAGCCTTTTCTTTACCAGCCTTGATTTGCTCTTCCTTGATCTCAAAATCATCTTTGGCATAGTACTTGCTGGTGCTCTTAAAGATGGATCCTCCATCAGGGGTTGCCACCAACTTGGTCTCGTATgagattttttcaattttgtctgACAAAGGTCCACCTTCAATCACACTGTAATTGTAGGTGAAGTTCTCTTTGTCTATGGCATCGATCTTGTGCTTAAGGAATTTGAAATGGCTCCCTgtggaaattgaaaaaaaaagacaacagtTAGAATATTCTGGATGATTACGCGGGCGCGCACACATAAGTGAAAGTtacattacacatttttttgcCCTCaatgtttgacttttttttgttttttttaaatttatttattaaaaaatcatcTTTATATTGTAAGATAGTTTAAAAATGTCCTTGTCATtatccaaaaaatgaaaaatgctaacaTAGCAAATGAATTTAGGACACTGAGGCCAATTCTAGCATAGCATGAACTCCATTTACCATGTGATATTTTTCATCTACCACATAACAATAAGGACTcttttgaaacaaattttaagATATAAGGATTAAATTAAAACCACATAAAGTGTAAGGATGATTTTGAAACAAAAGTTAAAGGGTATCATTTTGTTTATATCTGACAAGCATTTTCTTGCTTTGGAGGACCAAAAAAATTGGTAACATATACCAAAAGTAAGATAACTTTTAcaatgctaaaaaaatattgggtgaaaaattagtatatatatactcGTCTTCATGGAATGTGACCTTTTTAATGGTTCCCGGGCCTCCATTTCCTTCAAGAATTTCAGTGCTCTTAATAGTGTGTGGTGAAATCTTGGGGATGAGGTTGTCAGCATCAAGAACAAAGGCTTTGTACAACCTAGCTGGTGGGATTGGGGAGGTAACCTCAGACTCATAAGTGATAACACCCATGGTGATTAACTAGCTAGGAGAGTTTGAAAATGATCAAGGAAATAGAAATGGCAAATATTAGAGGGATATTGATTgagcttttgtgttgtgcatatATGAGTGTACTAGGGGTGCTATTTATAGAAGGAGCTTACCTTTGATGAGAAATGCCCAAATTTGTAGATCAAGGACTTGTGTCATCTCCAACTTGATAGAGTGATGGacacatttttataatttataaaatggaACATATTTTATTCAGTCAATGAAAGCACCTTCGAGGATTGattcaaaaatcccaaattgATTCCGATTAATGTGCTACTAAACTtcataattaagaaatataCTAAACCTTGAtaattccaattttttaataaaatttcattcatACATGTGCAGAGAACATTATCGATGACTTAATGAGAATCATGAGCACCAAATACAAACAAAAGTAGGACTGTAGGAGGCCTTAAATCTATGTACGATTTTAGAATCTTATAAATACTTCATGCTCGTTTAGTTTGAATATTGGTTAacatataattacaattttatAGAGCTAGTTCAATTAGCAAGGCAACAACATGTTCTAGCATCTCATAACgtgagtatttttaattttaaaatgctaaaatacAGAATGAAAAACCTTTGAAATATCTCCCAACCCAACTAATACCAATACGTACGCTTATGTGATTTACCAACTAGCATATGTTGACCCAGatttaagaattttaaaaaaaaaatagcgatttttttctttataaaaaaattaaatattggtTACGCTAGGGTTACCTAAACCAAGGCTAGTCTTTATAAAAACACCCAATtaataactatttatttttttttatagcaactaattatatattttaatttttttaaaaaaatagttttaatctATGGTGTCCGCTCCTAATAATAActatttatcatcagaccaagatactaataatttttttttttgtgtaggcgggaattaaaccccaaatctcttattcaactatcagaagGAGACTTCTACTCAAAAAACCTATTgatatcttggtctgatgataaaaagaaattatcagAAGTGAACattatagattgaaactctctaaattttttttttttcagttaagttaactggaacccacgttataaaatgaaatctaaatGTAATAAGGTTCAAAATTAGGACTTTTGATTTCTAAAGAATTAAGAAAAGactaatatttgtttatttattttttatgaggactaatatttataaatacaCGCAATTACCCACCAAATTTATATATTCAGTCAAATCTAAGAACAGTCAAACATGAGACACATGTTATTTGTTTAAGCCACCGCTTCTGCCAACTTGTCCATCTCTGTGAAATTATTCTGAGCTCTACCAGACAGATAAAATTGAAagtttggagttttttttttggttgaagtgaGAAAGAATAAAGTCTTTTGAGTAATGGTGATGATAGTTGTTTTTTAGtataaagttgaatttattcaaccatgtgttggctttatttcgtgccaaatttttttgtaattcaatattTAGAAACTCTATATTTAGGTAGGAATAATGTAAGGGctatgtgtgagagagtgtgaagatttTATCAAGAGTGTGCAACAAGTGGTGACTCGCAAGTGGTGACTCACTAAAATGAAGTACACGTATGAAGCATGCAGGAAGTTGAAGAGTTAGGACAGCTGgatcactacaggacaaaaagtacagtctgacTAGTCTGATAACTGGCGACTGGAACTCGTGACTCATCCCAGTTGCGAGTGACTCGCTAGTGCACCCTGTTTTGCTGAaagtgacttttcacattctatctcataccctactataaatatccTCATATtcatgaaatgtagagagcttccagagagaattttgagagagaaaccctagagaaaaacaagattgattcatccacaatcttatacatttgattctccaaattcctctactttcatcctctccattgtcatacccatgAGAGGATTATAAACCAAATCCTTACCACACCAaatttagagttgtgagaagGTTTTTGGTGTTTAGGAAGCAGCTCAAGAAAGAACCAATTTATATtagttgatgcaatgggctaatTGCAGTAATTGCGAGATCCGATAAGTTCGAAGAAACACAGTTTGGCGTAACCTTGTTGAAGCAAGAAGTTTGGAGGGCTTAAGTGcatcgggtagattaggcttagagggtctattgctattcatgtatcccaactgagATTGCATTAGTAGTTGGGAAaaatgaattcttttttttgtgcCATTGGCTTATTGTTTAAGTTTGGTTAGAACGACGTATAGTCATTCGACTCATTTGAAGAGCTATAACGTATAGTGGTTGTATGTTCTTTATAGAATTAGGATCTTAAgaatttcatgtttttatttatttatttattatttttatacaagatagaatttttactctagcctaatctaagtgtatatgtgtgtgaagctctttTTGGGAGACTTAAACTCCGATCCTTACCTCCAACACCCCACGAGCATTTATATTTCTAGAGTGACCACCgtaccaagggtgcgcggtggtttAAGAATTTCATGTTGAAGTTACTAATCTTAATTTGTTCTTTAAGATAAGATAATAAGAAGAAAGTCAATAActtaagcaaaaaaataacCACATCCAATCAATAGCAAATAATACCTTAATTATACCatgtgatttttattatattactCAAAACAATACAAGAGTCACATTACAATGGACAGGGAACATTACAAGCAACAAGAATATCCAAAGAGTAACACTTATTACAAGACCAAGACAGTTCTGAGTTCTGACTAGACAGAAAATCAGAATAGACATGAAAGTCACACCTCTATATGGCAATAGAAGGAATAGATACACTCTTATCAGCAGCAGGTTTAGTTGTAAGCATCAGGGTTGGCCAAAAGGTAGCCTTCAACTGACTTGAAAAATCCTGCAGCCTTTTCTTTACCAGTCTTGATTTGCTCTTCCTTGATCTCAAAATCATCTTTGGCATAGTACTTGCTGGTGCTCTTAAAGATGGATCCTCCATCAGGGGTTGCCACCAACTTGGTCTCGTATgagattttttcaattttgtctgACAAAGGTCCTCCTTCAATCACACTGTAATTGTAGGTGAAGTTCTCTTTGTTTATGGCATCGATCTTGTGCTTAAGGAATTTGAAATGGCTTCCTAtggaaattgaaaagaaaagataaaaaagaaaaagaaaagacaacaCTAGTTAGTATGTTTTGTGTGATTGCGCGTGCATACACtaagggagtcaatctcgtaccgGAGGCTATACCGGTTTGACCAGTGAAATGATATATTTCGATACCGGTCAATACTGATATACCGTTTCGagtttaccgttattttttatatttataaatatatatatatatatatatatatatatatgtatatgtgtgtgtgtgtgtgtgtgtgtatatattataatgaatacaaaagtttaccataaaacattacctcaatttagaacaaattattcatggttttagactttagcatcaattaaaagaaaaaaaacacaatataaaaaatagaaagcttaattatttattgcatactaaaaaaacaaataatactaataaattaatgcaaataagttattattctgcctttacaaaaattcaaaaattacaaaacaaaaaaaaatggctttttttttttagtaccggccggtattgcctgAAATCGGCCGATATGGTCGATACATGActggtacggccggtatttaaaTTGGTACGAAACGTTGGTGTTTCAATACCAGTATACGTACTAATACGGTACATACTGGCCGGTACGACCGGTACTGGCACGGTATCAATTTCACTGGCACACACACATAAAGCTGAAAGTTACATAGTACATTTTTTTTGCCCTCAATGcttgccttaattttttttttcaaaaatgtctTTATATTGtaagatatttttaaaatgttcttATCATTATCCgataaatgaaaatttctaatGTAGCAAATGAATTCATGACATGGAGGCCACTTTAATGACGTGGAGCATATCGCATCTCATAAACTCTGCTTACCATGTCATATTTTCCATCTATCACATAACAATAAggatttttttgaaacaaattttaagGTATAGGGATTAAATTGAAACAATCTAAAGTgtaaggaaaattttgaaataaaagttAAAGGTTAGTagcaaagataaaatttaatcttttaaaccatgtcattaaagaaaaaacttgggcatcattttgtttgtatttgacaAGCATTTTCTTGCTTTGGAGGACCAAAACAATTGGTAACATATACCAAAAGTAAgaatgctaaaaaaatattgggtgaaaaattagtatatatatactcGCCTTCATGGAATGTGACCTTTTTAATGGTTCCCGGGCCTCCATTTCCTTCAAGAATTTCAGTGCTCTTAATAGTGTGTGGTGAAATCTTGGGGATGAGGTTGTCAGCATCAAGAACAAAGGCCTTGAACAACCTAGCTGGTGGGATTGGGGAGGTAACCTCAGAATCATAAGTGATAACACCCATAGTGATTAACTAGCTAGGAGAGTTTGAAAATGATCAAGGAAATAGAAATGGCAAATATTAGAGGGATATTGATTGAGCTTTTATGTTGTGCATATATGAGTGTTCTAGGAGTGCTATATATAGAAGGAGATTACCTTTGATGAGAGATGCCCAAATTTGTAGATCAAAGAGTTGTGTCATCTCCGACGTGATGGAGTGATCTacacatttttataatttataaaatggaTCATATTTTATTCAGTCAATGAAAGCACCTTCAAGGATTGATTCAAAAGTCCAAAATTGATTCCGATTGATGTGCTACTACACTTTATAATTAAGAAATCACCttcaaaaatttgattaaaaaaaatcccaaattgattattttaaaaaaaatttcattcataCATGTGCAGAGAACATAATCGATGACTTATTGAGAATCATGAGcttcaaatacaaacaaaactAGGAGACCTTCAATTTATGTacgattttgaaattttataaatactTCATACTCATTAGTAATTTAGTATGAATATTGGTGAACATATAATTACATTATAGAGCTGGTTCATTAGCTAGACAACAACATATTTCCAGCGTCTCGTGGATTTAAGGATATTTTATTGAGCAATATAACgtgagtgtttttaattttaaaatgctaaaatacAGAATGAAAAACCTTTGAAATATCACCC
It encodes:
- the LOC142623542 gene encoding major allergen Pru ar 1-like, whose amino-acid sequence is MGVITYDSEVTSPIPPARLFKAFVLDADNLIPKISPHTIKSTEILEGNGGPGTIKKVTFHEGSHFKFLKHKIDAINKENFTYNYSVIEGGPLSDKIEKISYETKLVATPDGGSIFKSTSKYYAKDDFEIKEEQIKTGKEKAAGFFKSVEGYLLANPDAYN
- the LOC142623543 gene encoding major allergen Pru ar 1-like — translated: MGVITYESEVTSPIPPARLYKAFVLDADNLIPKISPHTIKSTEILEGNGGPGTIKKVTFHEGSHFKFLKHKIDAIDKENFTYNYSVIEGGPLSDKIEKISYETKLVATPDGGSIFKSTSKYYAKDDFEIKEEQIKAGKEKAAGLFKSVEGYLLANPDAYN